One genomic segment of Blattabacterium sp. (Blaberus giganteus) includes these proteins:
- the glmS gene encoding glutamine--fructose-6-phosphate transaminase (isomerizing) produces MCGIIGYLGYRDAYPILINGLKKLEYRGYDSSGIAVFYDNVYNLYKTKGRVHELEKKIFSCKKQVKGTTGIGHTRWATHGIPDDINAHPHVSNSNGIIMIHNGIIENYYAIKIILLKNGFTFKSKTDTEVLVNFIEYIKKENKFSLEKAVRISLNEVVGAYSIAVIEKSHPETIIIAKLGSPLSLGINNEEFFVASDPISFIDYTKNVLYLKDGEMAILKKGEKLDLRKIKDNHKLNPVIEKLKINLKEIEKGKYKHFMLKEIYEQPKTILDTLRGRLLIPEKIICIDGIESNKEIFLNAKSITIIACGTSWHASLIGEYLLEELTRIPVEVEYASEFRYRNPIIEKKDVIIVISQSGETADTLAALKLAKNKGAFVFGICNVVGSSIARNVDAGAYTHAGPEIGVASTKAFTAQITVLVLLALIIGKHRSTIDDFRYKFLCKELGSIPEKVDHALKMDDAIKKISQVYYNVDNLLYLGRGINFPVALEGALKLKEISYIHAEGYPAAEMKHGPIALIDENVPVVIIATRKGCYEKIIGNIQEIKARRGKVIAIINEGDIQVHLLADHVIEIPNISEILSPLITVVPLQLLAYQIAYIRGKNIDQPRNLAKSVTVE; encoded by the coding sequence ATGTGTGGTATAATTGGTTATTTAGGTTATAGAGATGCTTATCCTATTCTTATCAATGGATTAAAGAAATTGGAGTATAGAGGATACGATAGTTCTGGTATTGCTGTTTTTTATGATAATGTATATAATTTATATAAAACCAAAGGAAGAGTTCATGAATTAGAAAAAAAAATTTTTTCTTGTAAAAAACAAGTAAAAGGAACAACTGGAATCGGTCATACAAGATGGGCTACTCATGGAATACCAGATGATATAAATGCTCATCCTCATGTTTCAAATTCTAATGGAATTATTATGATTCATAATGGAATTATAGAAAACTATTATGCTATCAAAATTATTTTATTAAAGAATGGATTTACTTTTAAAAGTAAAACTGATACAGAAGTTCTTGTTAATTTTATTGAATATATTAAAAAAGAAAATAAATTCTCTTTGGAAAAAGCTGTGAGAATTTCTTTAAATGAAGTTGTGGGAGCTTACTCAATTGCTGTAATAGAAAAATCTCATCCTGAAACAATTATTATTGCCAAACTGGGAAGTCCTTTGTCTTTGGGCATTAATAATGAAGAATTTTTTGTTGCATCTGATCCTATTTCTTTTATTGATTATACCAAAAATGTTCTTTATTTAAAAGATGGAGAAATGGCTATACTCAAAAAAGGAGAAAAACTAGATTTAAGAAAAATTAAAGATAATCATAAATTAAATCCAGTTATCGAAAAACTTAAAATTAATCTAAAAGAAATTGAAAAAGGAAAATATAAACATTTTATGTTGAAAGAAATATATGAACAACCTAAAACAATTTTGGATACTTTACGAGGTAGATTGTTAATTCCGGAAAAAATTATTTGTATTGATGGAATTGAATCTAATAAAGAGATTTTTTTGAATGCTAAATCTATAACTATAATAGCATGTGGAACCTCTTGGCATGCTAGTTTAATTGGAGAATATTTATTAGAGGAGCTTACTCGTATTCCAGTAGAGGTAGAATACGCTTCTGAATTTCGGTATAGAAATCCTATTATAGAAAAAAAAGATGTAATCATTGTAATTTCACAATCAGGAGAAACTGCTGATACTTTAGCCGCTTTGAAATTAGCAAAAAATAAAGGAGCTTTTGTGTTCGGAATTTGCAATGTAGTTGGATCATCTATAGCACGAAATGTAGATGCAGGAGCTTATACACATGCAGGCCCTGAAATTGGTGTAGCTTCTACAAAAGCTTTTACTGCACAAATTACAGTTCTTGTTTTATTAGCTTTGATTATAGGAAAACATAGATCTACAATTGATGATTTCCGTTATAAATTTTTATGTAAAGAACTTGGATCAATTCCAGAAAAAGTAGATCATGCTTTAAAAATGGATGATGCTATAAAAAAAATATCTCAAGTATATTACAATGTAGATAATCTTCTTTATTTAGGTAGAGGAATCAATTTTCCAGTAGCTTTAGAAGGAGCTTTGAAATTAAAAGAAATATCCTATATTCATGCGGAAGGTTATCCTGCCGCAGAAATGAAGCATGGTCCTATTGCTTTAATTGATGAAAATGTACCAGTAGTTATTATCGCTACAAGAAAAGGATGTTACGAAAAAATTATTGGTAATATTCAAGAAATAAAAGCTAGGAGAGGAAAAGTTATAGCCATAATTAATGAAGGAGATATTCAAGTTCATCTTTTAGCAGATCATGTGATAGAAATACCAAATATTTCTGAAATACTTAGTCCATTAATAACTGTTGTTCCTCTTCA